One genomic segment of [Phormidium] sp. ETS-05 includes these proteins:
- a CDS encoding energy-coupling factor ABC transporter permease: protein MSGIKKRFLQPTVLLFVGTIGFTIWSAAPAQAMHIMEGYLPVGWAIFWWLVFLPCFALGFSSLHRITKENPELKLLLALAGAFTFVLSALKMPSVTGSSSHPTGTGLGAVLFGPMAMSVLGTIVLLFQALLLAHGGITTLGANAMSMAVIGPVVGWGTYQLVMQLTKKQRLAVFLAAAVADLSTYLFTSLQLALAFPTGGFLASFLKFAGIFAVTQIPLAISEGFLTVLVWNWLSAYGRPELEQLKLMKRISEG from the coding sequence ATGTCAGGCATAAAAAAACGCTTCTTGCAGCCGACTGTCCTATTGTTTGTCGGCACGATCGGCTTCACCATCTGGTCCGCCGCCCCAGCCCAGGCGATGCACATTATGGAAGGTTACTTGCCCGTGGGCTGGGCAATTTTTTGGTGGCTGGTATTTCTGCCCTGTTTTGCCTTGGGTTTTAGCTCCCTGCACCGCATTACTAAAGAAAATCCCGAATTAAAATTGCTCCTCGCCCTCGCTGGTGCTTTTACTTTTGTGTTATCAGCATTAAAAATGCCCTCTGTTACTGGCAGCAGTTCCCATCCCACGGGAACCGGTTTGGGTGCTGTCTTATTCGGCCCGATGGCGATGTCGGTTTTGGGGACAATAGTGCTGCTATTTCAAGCCTTATTGTTGGCTCACGGCGGTATTACTACCCTCGGCGCTAATGCTATGTCGATGGCGGTAATTGGACCAGTGGTGGGTTGGGGGACTTATCAACTGGTGATGCAGTTAACCAAAAAGCAGCGATTGGCAGTTTTTCTGGCGGCGGCTGTGGCTGACTTGAGTACCTACTTATTCACGTCTTTGCAGCTCGCTTTAGCCTTTCCTACTGGGGGCTTTTTGGCATCTTTTCTCAAGTTTGCAGGCATCTTTGCGGTGACACAAATTCCCCTGGCCATTAGCGAAGGATTTCTGACGGTGTTGGTGTGGAATTGGTTATCTGCATATGGCAGACCAGAGTTGGAACAATTAAAATTGATGAAACGAATCAGCGAAGGTTAA
- a CDS encoding GTP-binding protein: MLDSVPVTVLTGYLGAGKTTLLNRILTYEHGKKVAVIVNEFGEVGIDNQLVVNSVDEEIFEMNNGCICCTVRGDLIRIIGNLMKRRNKFDHLVIETTGLADPAPVIQTFFMDEDVRTLTNLDAVVTVVDAKHIWEHWESSEAQEQIAFADIILLNKTDLVSVADLDSLESRIRGMNAIAKIYRTRNAEVEMEALLGAKAFDLQRALEIDPEFLNESAHEHDASVYSTAIVEDRPVDGEKLNLWLGNLLRTKGQDIFRMKGILNIAGEDNRYVFQGVHMIFDGTKERLWQPGETRKSELVFIGRNLEEAQLKEDFRKCLV, from the coding sequence ATGTTGGATTCAGTCCCAGTGACGGTTCTCACTGGGTATCTGGGAGCGGGGAAAACTACTCTGCTCAATCGCATCCTCACTTATGAACATGGAAAAAAGGTGGCGGTGATTGTCAACGAGTTTGGGGAGGTGGGAATTGACAACCAGCTCGTGGTGAATTCGGTGGATGAGGAAATCTTTGAGATGAATAACGGCTGCATCTGCTGTACGGTGCGGGGGGATTTAATTCGGATTATCGGCAACTTGATGAAGCGGCGAAATAAATTCGACCACTTGGTGATAGAAACCACGGGACTGGCGGATCCGGCGCCGGTGATTCAGACGTTCTTTATGGATGAGGATGTGCGCACGCTGACGAATTTGGATGCGGTGGTGACGGTGGTGGATGCGAAGCATATCTGGGAACATTGGGAGAGCAGTGAGGCGCAGGAGCAAATTGCTTTTGCGGATATCATTTTGCTGAATAAAACGGATTTGGTTTCGGTGGCGGATCTGGATAGTCTGGAAAGCCGGATTCGGGGGATGAATGCGATAGCCAAAATTTACCGCACGCGCAACGCTGAAGTTGAAATGGAGGCGCTGCTGGGGGCAAAGGCTTTTGATTTACAGCGGGCGCTGGAAATTGACCCGGAGTTTTTGAATGAATCGGCTCACGAACATGACGCCTCGGTGTATTCTACAGCGATTGTGGAAGACCGACCGGTGGATGGGGAGAAGTTGAATCTATGGTTGGGAAATTTGCTGCGGACGAAGGGGCAGGATATCTTTCGGATGAAAGGAATTTTGAATATCGCCGGGGAAGATAATCGGTATGTTTTCCAAGGGGTTCATATGATATTTGATGGGACGAAGGAGCGGCTTTGGCAACCAGGGGAAACTCGGAAAAGTGAACTGGTGTTTATCGGACGGAATCTTGAGGAAGCACAGCTAAAAGAGGATTTTAGAAAGTGTTTGGTGTGA
- a CDS encoding type 2 lanthipeptide synthetase LanM family protein yields the protein MRWRLKRLNATTKQTKSQEEKYQKMAINNQEIEEAMMLQAMALHERIAAGVETNGEFDAKKAQQRLKKWRCAKIAQDGATTQAPFDDQEWWWTFLAWNNLTEAEFLYLLGESAESLHQRCEATPDWLLDLSEALAQTPELDSREILTTDSSGFLGAVEPFIALGKARLRRGIEALMAQSSKEQMLPFNPDTVETILLGSLPGQLLQILSRTMALELNVARLQGRLPDSTPEERFASFVQHLRQRHVQIALWQEYPVLARQVVTCVQHHVAASLEFLDRLCADWEDIRARFSVDKEPGVLVRFDDSAGDRHRGGRCVSIAQFSSGLNLVYKPKSLAVDVHFQELIGWVNQQGCIPPLATLKIIVGTPRRELLAHRGGYGWVEFVSASECTSFEGIQKFYQRLGGYLALLYALEATDFHYENLIAAGEHPILIDLESLFHPRLPADSLNPFRTEIALENSVLRVGLLPQRLWAAGEYRGIDLSGMGAGAGQLVPGKQPYWEDVGTDRMRVELKAMELQSAQNRPSLNGVAANPLDFTSEIIAGFTAIYQLLQQHREQLLSDSGIVAKFALDEVRVIVRPTRTYALLRHSSTHPDVVRNGLESDRLFHKLWVDVQERPETAKIIPAELRDLWLGDIPMFVTRANSRDLWTSDNHQIPDFAAESGMERVQRRLQEFDETDLERQIWWIRAALATVAMEGDQIRWPTYPLPEPQPLPNSEELLAAACAVADRLEFLAVRDSSSISWVGLIAAGKGCWSLAPLGLNLYDGVPGISLFLAYLGEITGAERYRALSRAAADTVLAQIAHSKLHYSRRSRQSNIDSIGGFVGWGGAIYALTHLAALWQQPQLLETAVELAELLRPEIALDEHLDIFYGAAGCICSLLALHRCHPESRILEIVRACADRLLERALAMDVGIGWVSKGVWHQPLSGFSHGAAGIALALLQASAATGDDRFRTAAVQAIAYERSLFCPTVNNWRDLHSESGSIFAATWAQGAPGIGLARLQSLPYFDDADIRQEINTAIAITIESGFGLNHSLGSGDFGSLELLLQAGMVFQDSALMSGVRAKAALILASIRSNGWICGTPFGVQTPGLINGLAGIGYGCLRLVAPERVPNVLVLEPPHLPQSSSLSF from the coding sequence GTGCGGTGGCGGTTAAAACGGTTGAATGCTACCACAAAACAGACAAAAAGTCAAGAGGAAAAATATCAAAAAATGGCAATAAATAACCAGGAAATTGAGGAAGCAATGATGCTTCAGGCAATGGCGCTGCACGAACGCATCGCAGCGGGGGTGGAAACCAATGGAGAATTTGACGCGAAGAAAGCACAACAGCGGCTGAAAAAGTGGCGATGCGCTAAAATAGCACAGGACGGAGCTACTACGCAGGCTCCTTTTGACGATCAGGAGTGGTGGTGGACGTTCCTGGCATGGAACAACCTAACAGAAGCAGAATTTCTCTACCTTTTGGGAGAGTCGGCAGAGTCGCTGCACCAACGATGTGAGGCAACGCCTGATTGGCTGTTGGATTTGTCAGAAGCATTGGCACAAACCCCGGAGTTAGATAGCCGGGAAATTCTGACAACAGATTCCTCTGGGTTCCTCGGTGCAGTGGAGCCCTTCATTGCTTTGGGAAAAGCGCGGCTGCGGCGAGGAATTGAGGCGCTGATGGCTCAATCAAGCAAAGAGCAGATGCTACCGTTCAATCCCGACACTGTAGAAACTATATTATTAGGTAGTTTACCGGGGCAATTGCTGCAAATATTGAGCCGGACTATGGCTCTAGAACTAAACGTGGCTCGCCTGCAAGGGCGACTGCCAGATTCAACGCCGGAGGAGAGATTTGCCAGTTTCGTGCAGCACCTGCGACAGCGCCACGTACAAATCGCTCTGTGGCAAGAGTATCCGGTTCTCGCCCGTCAAGTCGTCACCTGCGTTCAGCACCATGTGGCGGCGAGTCTGGAATTTCTCGATCGTCTCTGTGCGGATTGGGAGGATATTCGGGCTCGATTCAGCGTTGACAAAGAGCCGGGGGTGCTGGTGCGGTTTGACGACAGTGCAGGTGATCGCCATCGGGGCGGGCGTTGTGTCAGCATTGCCCAGTTTAGCAGCGGTTTAAATCTCGTCTATAAGCCAAAATCCTTGGCGGTTGACGTACATTTTCAAGAACTTATCGGCTGGGTGAATCAGCAAGGCTGCATCCCCCCCTTAGCCACCTTAAAAATTATCGTAGGCACTCCGCGCCGTGAGCTTTTAGCTCATCGCGGCGGGTATGGCTGGGTAGAATTCGTCAGTGCCTCTGAATGTACCTCATTCGAGGGAATTCAGAAGTTTTACCAGCGCCTAGGCGGCTATCTGGCGCTCCTATACGCTCTGGAAGCAACGGATTTTCACTATGAAAACCTGATTGCTGCTGGCGAACACCCGATTTTAATCGATTTGGAATCGCTTTTCCACCCGCGCTTGCCTGCTGACTCCCTCAACCCGTTTAGGACGGAAATCGCCCTGGAAAACTCGGTTTTGCGGGTGGGATTATTGCCCCAGCGCCTGTGGGCTGCTGGGGAATACAGGGGAATCGACCTCAGCGGGATGGGCGCGGGAGCGGGACAACTGGTTCCGGGAAAGCAGCCCTACTGGGAGGACGTGGGGACGGACCGGATGCGGGTGGAACTGAAAGCGATGGAGTTGCAATCGGCTCAAAACCGCCCCAGTCTAAACGGTGTGGCGGCAAACCCCCTGGATTTCACCTCGGAAATCATCGCTGGATTTACTGCCATTTATCAGTTGTTACAGCAACACCGAGAACAGTTGCTCTCGGATTCGGGAATTGTGGCGAAGTTCGCCTTGGATGAAGTGCGCGTCATCGTGCGCCCCACCCGAACTTATGCCTTGCTGCGGCACTCAAGTACCCATCCCGACGTGGTGCGCAATGGCTTAGAGTCAGATCGCCTCTTCCACAAGCTCTGGGTTGACGTTCAGGAGCGCCCCGAAACCGCCAAAATTATCCCAGCAGAGCTGCGGGATTTGTGGCTGGGCGACATCCCCATGTTCGTGACTCGCGCCAATTCCCGGGATTTGTGGACTAGCGACAACCACCAAATTCCCGATTTTGCCGCCGAATCGGGAATGGAGCGGGTGCAGCGCCGCTTACAGGAGTTCGACGAAACCGATTTAGAGCGGCAAATTTGGTGGATTCGGGCTGCCCTGGCTACCGTAGCAATGGAAGGCGACCAAATCCGATGGCCAACTTATCCCCTCCCGGAACCGCAACCGCTTCCCAACTCGGAGGAACTGCTCGCGGCAGCTTGTGCGGTGGCTGACAGGCTGGAATTTTTAGCGGTGCGGGACTCATCGAGCATCAGTTGGGTGGGGTTGATTGCCGCTGGCAAAGGCTGTTGGTCCCTGGCACCTTTGGGCTTGAATCTCTACGACGGTGTGCCTGGAATTTCCCTATTTTTAGCCTATTTAGGAGAAATTACAGGGGCTGAGAGATACCGGGCTCTGAGCCGAGCTGCTGCGGATACGGTTCTGGCTCAGATAGCCCATTCTAAACTCCATTACTCGCGCCGCTCCCGCCAAAGCAATATCGATTCTATTGGCGGCTTCGTTGGCTGGGGAGGCGCGATTTACGCCTTGACGCATTTGGCGGCTCTGTGGCAGCAGCCACAATTGCTCGAGACGGCAGTAGAATTGGCGGAACTGCTGCGGCCAGAGATCGCCCTTGACGAGCATCTGGATATATTTTACGGCGCTGCTGGGTGTATTTGCAGTTTGCTCGCCCTCCACCGCTGCCACCCGGAAAGCCGGATTCTGGAGATTGTCAGAGCTTGCGCCGATCGCTTGCTTGAGCGCGCCCTGGCGATGGATGTGGGGATAGGCTGGGTTTCCAAAGGCGTGTGGCATCAACCTCTGAGTGGATTTTCTCACGGTGCCGCAGGCATCGCCCTAGCGCTGCTGCAGGCTTCGGCTGCAACCGGAGACGATCGGTTTCGCACGGCGGCAGTGCAAGCCATTGCTTACGAGCGCAGTCTTTTCTGTCCCACCGTCAACAACTGGCGGGATTTGCATTCGGAGAGCGGCAGTATTTTTGCCGCTACCTGGGCTCAAGGAGCCCCCGGAATTGGGTTGGCGCGCCTGCAATCCCTCCCGTACTTCGATGACGCCGATATCCGCCAGGAAATCAACACCGCTATTGCCATTACCATTGAGTCGGGATTTGGTCTAAACCACTCTCTAGGCAGCGGTGATTTCGGCTCCCTGGAACTGCTCTTGCAGGCTGGCATGGTTTTTCAAGATTCAGCGCTAATGTCTGGAGTCAGGGCCAAAGCCGCTCTCATCCTCGCCAGTATCCGCTCCAATGGTTGGATTTGCGGCACGCCTTTTGGGGTTCAGACGCCGGGATTGATTAATGGTTTGGCTGGTATCGGCTATGGCTGTTTGCGCTTAGTCGCACCGGAGCGAGTCCCGAATGTGCTGGTGCTGGAACCTCCCCATCTCCCCCAGTCTTCCAGTTTGTCTTTTTGA
- a CDS encoding energy-coupling factor ABC transporter ATP-binding protein, which translates to MPIFLPMTQWLLEFENIYYTYPVSSFPALNGLNMRLPVGKKSAILGYNGCGKSTLLCLANGLYQPQRGMVVWQGKPVQYNRKFLAKWRQEVGLVFQDPEQQLVAATVAEDISYGLCNLGLPPGEIARRVAAAIADFNLENVATKPVHHLSLGQKKRVAIAGVVVLQPQLLLLDEPTAYLDPLQTAQLLVKLQEIHEKGTTLLVATHDLNFAYEWADWIFVIHQGKLILEGEPEAVFSQPEMERLHLGLPLIWELWQALPEAMRSSSLGKPVPKTVAELRRYLRDIDVGENL; encoded by the coding sequence TTGCCTATTTTTCTGCCCATGACACAATGGTTGCTGGAATTTGAGAATATCTATTATACTTATCCCGTTAGTTCTTTCCCCGCACTAAATGGCTTAAATATGCGGTTGCCGGTGGGGAAAAAAAGTGCTATTCTCGGTTATAATGGTTGTGGCAAATCAACTTTACTCTGTTTGGCTAATGGCTTATACCAACCCCAGCGGGGAATGGTTGTATGGCAAGGGAAGCCGGTGCAATATAACCGCAAGTTTCTGGCGAAGTGGCGCCAGGAAGTGGGGCTGGTGTTTCAAGACCCAGAGCAACAGTTAGTGGCGGCTACGGTGGCAGAGGATATTTCTTATGGTTTGTGCAATTTAGGATTGCCACCAGGGGAAATTGCCCGCCGGGTGGCGGCGGCGATCGCGGACTTTAACTTGGAAAACGTAGCGACTAAACCGGTACATCATTTAAGTCTGGGACAAAAAAAACGGGTGGCGATCGCGGGCGTGGTCGTGTTGCAGCCGCAGTTGTTATTATTAGATGAACCCACAGCCTATTTAGACCCCCTGCAAACGGCGCAACTGTTGGTAAAGTTACAGGAAATTCACGAGAAAGGCACTACTCTGCTCGTGGCTACCCATGACCTTAATTTTGCCTATGAATGGGCTGATTGGATATTCGTGATCCACCAAGGAAAGTTAATCTTGGAAGGGGAACCAGAGGCGGTGTTTTCTCAGCCGGAGATGGAACGCCTCCACCTAGGTTTACCGCTGATTTGGGAATTGTGGCAAGCTCTGCCCGAGGCGATGCGATCGTCTTCATTGGGCAAACCAGTCCCCAAGACAGTTGCTGAGTTACGCCGCTACTTGAGGGATATTGATGTGGGGGAGAATTTGTAG
- a CDS encoding zinc ribbon domain-containing protein yields the protein MPIYDYFCPSNNQTVEVIHGINEKVETWGELCAIVQREPGETAASAPVRRLISAPAVMVPTSNNDYKSMGFSKLVKRDDGVYENVTASDKESRIVKPGDRSTYPDFKSKVGD from the coding sequence ATGCCTATCTACGATTATTTCTGTCCCAGCAACAACCAAACCGTGGAAGTGATTCACGGCATAAATGAAAAGGTGGAAACCTGGGGAGAATTGTGCGCTATCGTGCAGCGGGAACCGGGGGAGACTGCAGCATCAGCCCCAGTGCGGCGGTTAATTAGCGCCCCAGCGGTGATGGTGCCAACCTCTAACAACGATTATAAGAGTATGGGTTTCAGCAAATTGGTGAAACGCGATGATGGGGTGTATGAAAATGTCACGGCTTCTGACAAGGAAAGCCGGATTGTGAAACCGGGCGATCGCTCTACCTATCCTGATTTTAAATCCAAAGTCGGCGACTAA
- the cbiQ gene encoding cobalt ECF transporter T component CbiQ, whose amino-acid sequence MHIYIDSLAYTNRLRHLPPSQKLAMAIAVLVIAFISHPPTQLGIILWMGVWTVGYGRIPAKIYLKMMAGPWFFLLMSLPALAVNITSVPPDLLPPDQWVGTVVGDGYVYISYSGIDMALSIAARSLAAVSCLFFALLTVPFAEILQVLRQIGCPGLLTELLLLMYRLIFVLLQTAADLWFAQESRNGRRSFAIAWGSIGLLISQLFINTFQRYRQLSLTLASRGFNGEFRVWHPQNHRFSIRYAIEAFIGCVALLVWEFFTRPFPHCLFFCP is encoded by the coding sequence ATGCACATTTATATCGATTCTCTGGCTTACACCAATCGTTTGCGCCATTTGCCCCCCAGCCAAAAGCTGGCTATGGCGATCGCCGTTTTGGTTATCGCCTTTATCAGTCACCCCCCCACCCAGCTAGGGATTATCCTATGGATGGGGGTTTGGACCGTAGGCTATGGAAGAATTCCCGCCAAAATCTATCTAAAAATGATGGCGGGACCCTGGTTTTTTTTACTGATGAGTCTCCCCGCTCTGGCGGTGAATATTACCTCAGTTCCGCCAGACTTACTGCCACCAGACCAATGGGTGGGGACGGTGGTGGGTGACGGATATGTTTATATCAGTTACAGTGGGATAGACATGGCTTTAAGCATTGCCGCTCGCTCCCTGGCGGCAGTCTCCTGCTTGTTTTTCGCCCTGCTCACCGTCCCCTTTGCCGAAATCTTGCAAGTATTGCGGCAAATCGGATGCCCAGGGCTTTTGACGGAACTTTTACTGTTAATGTATCGGTTGATATTTGTGCTGCTCCAAACTGCTGCTGATTTGTGGTTCGCCCAGGAATCGCGCAACGGGAGGCGCTCTTTTGCCATTGCTTGGGGCAGCATAGGATTGCTCATATCTCAGTTATTTATTAACACATTTCAGCGCTATCGTCAACTGAGTTTAACTCTGGCTTCCCGTGGCTTTAATGGAGAGTTTCGCGTTTGGCATCCCCAGAATCATCGCTTTTCCATCCGCTACGCCATAGAAGCCTTTATCGGCTGTGTCGCTCTCCTGGTTTGGGAATTTTTTACCCGGCCTTTTCCCCATTGCCTATTTTTCTGCCCATGA
- a CDS encoding WD40 repeat domain-containing protein: MFGVRSSGKTLLELQWRGMLSDYVTAIAWSPDGETLAASTGSGDVGIWHSGTLEILQSGSSLAVDALAFSRDGKFLAASGQDGTVKIWQMSAVAGDERSPLHTLNYAPAWIDRLAWSPTTDQLAFSTGRVVQLWDAKVGNVLAELNFAASSVQDLAWHPQGEFLAVAGYQGVKIWDDLNWKDDPYILSIPSATGTIAWSPNGEYLAAANQDGTLTVLQWGNPHPWVMQGFPGKLRSLAWSSQTTAQGAPLLAVSSGFTVAVWEKHRDEKQGWTARSLDVHDGFVGTIAFQPGTLLLASGAEDGQIFLWERARKLAQMLDSVTTGFSCLSWNRGGDRLAAGGMAGELFIWSKSQRGRGFGAQ, translated from the coding sequence GTGTTTGGTGTGAGAAGTTCGGGCAAAACTTTGCTGGAGTTGCAGTGGCGAGGTATGCTGTCAGATTATGTGACGGCGATCGCCTGGTCGCCAGATGGAGAAACTTTGGCCGCGAGTACAGGTAGCGGCGATGTGGGAATTTGGCATTCGGGCACCCTGGAGATTTTACAATCGGGCAGCTCTTTGGCTGTTGATGCTCTAGCCTTTTCCCGAGATGGTAAGTTTCTCGCCGCTAGCGGTCAGGATGGCACGGTGAAAATTTGGCAGATGTCTGCAGTGGCAGGGGATGAGCGATCGCCCCTGCATACCCTCAATTATGCCCCAGCATGGATAGACCGACTGGCGTGGAGTCCTACTACCGACCAACTGGCTTTCAGTACCGGACGAGTAGTGCAATTATGGGATGCTAAAGTGGGCAATGTATTGGCTGAACTTAATTTTGCTGCTTCCTCAGTACAGGATTTGGCTTGGCATCCCCAAGGAGAATTTTTGGCCGTAGCGGGCTATCAAGGAGTGAAAATTTGGGATGATTTAAATTGGAAAGATGACCCTTACATTCTCAGCATTCCTTCGGCGACAGGGACGATCGCCTGGTCTCCTAATGGCGAATACCTCGCCGCCGCTAACCAAGATGGAACCCTGACGGTTTTGCAGTGGGGAAATCCCCATCCCTGGGTGATGCAAGGTTTTCCAGGAAAATTGCGCTCCCTCGCCTGGTCTTCCCAAACTACTGCTCAAGGTGCGCCTTTATTAGCAGTTAGTAGTGGGTTCACTGTGGCTGTATGGGAAAAACATCGGGATGAGAAACAAGGGTGGACGGCTCGGTCCCTGGACGTACATGATGGCTTCGTCGGGACGATCGCTTTTCAACCCGGAACCTTGCTCCTCGCCTCGGGTGCCGAAGATGGCCAAATTTTCCTCTGGGAGCGTGCCAGAAAACTGGCTCAAATGCTTGACAGCGTAACCACAGGGTTTTCCTGCCTGAGTTGGAACCGTGGGGGCGATCGTCTGGCAGCCGGTGGTATGGCTGGGGAACTCTTCATCTGGTCAAAATCTCAACGAGGCAGAGGTTTTGGCGCTCAGTAG
- a CDS encoding right-handed parallel beta-helix repeat-containing protein, which yields MAPTGSDATETVGPRFGLRHTTEGSGYDRFGSFETFFPLFQTPGSQLTFLEGRLSLSSQSTLGGNAVLGYRSYNASRNRILGGYLAYDRRDTGESIFNQIGAGLESLGDDWDLRANAYIPVGNTRNQISESFGAAFFQQNSLRLERVRQYEAAMAGADIEGGGRLLALGDGDLRGYAGVYYYWAEGSESVLGVKGRLVARPTDYLGLSVSVQNDPLFDTSVVFSLAVNFPGSRPRGTKPPSALARIGESVDRQTAIIADGQRKTDTVAAARPDSGNPFRFLHVNLGAGGSGSFESPYGSIAAALNAAQPGDIVYVQSGNNPGVAGFEIPDGVSVLSTAPVQQIDTAQRRSVVLPLSGTGVQPLVTGTVTIGNNSTVSGLAIAVADDGSADTLNPGIAGNNISNPTIRDNIISSADGSGILLDGVSGQLEIANNTVSNSGTDGIRVNVTGADVLTNANISGNRVTASGRRGIRFDTLDSAQVQQVSIGENTVSSSFFQGILVNAAGSSRVGQVNVTSNQISDSGAAGILSALGENSRIEQIAIESNQIEGSDAQGIWILPAGNSSTGLVGIRSNTISNSGLNRNPTGNAEFDFTGFLNGIHIDAEPSESGGIERLLIESNTITNSAENSISINATTSLRLLSGVRFNSITGSGNFGIIAETLKTGNLCLQLRDNQSDRNFQLTQTSGTFQVEDTLTTNSGAVSTSGTITTVPLGTCQAP from the coding sequence ATGGCACCAACCGGAAGCGACGCCACCGAGACAGTAGGTCCTCGGTTCGGGCTGCGCCACACCACCGAGGGGTCTGGGTACGATCGGTTTGGCAGTTTTGAAACCTTTTTTCCCTTGTTCCAGACGCCGGGAAGCCAACTCACCTTTTTAGAAGGGCGACTGTCCTTGTCCAGTCAATCAACTTTGGGCGGGAACGCGGTGCTAGGATACCGCTCCTATAATGCTTCCAGAAACCGGATTCTCGGCGGGTATCTCGCCTATGACCGGCGCGACACGGGGGAGAGCATATTTAACCAAATTGGCGCGGGATTGGAAAGTCTAGGGGACGATTGGGATTTACGCGCCAACGCTTACATCCCCGTGGGCAACACCCGCAACCAAATTTCCGAATCCTTCGGTGCTGCCTTTTTCCAGCAAAACTCCCTGCGACTGGAGCGGGTGCGGCAATACGAGGCGGCGATGGCTGGAGCGGATATAGAAGGAGGGGGACGGTTGCTCGCCCTCGGAGATGGAGATTTGCGCGGCTATGCCGGGGTGTATTACTATTGGGCCGAAGGCAGCGAAAGCGTTCTCGGCGTCAAAGGGCGATTAGTCGCCAGACCGACTGACTATCTGGGGCTGAGCGTCTCGGTGCAAAATGACCCTTTATTTGATACCAGCGTGGTGTTCAGCTTGGCGGTGAATTTTCCAGGCAGCCGCCCCAGAGGCACGAAACCGCCGAGTGCATTGGCGCGGATTGGGGAATCGGTCGATCGCCAAACCGCGATTATTGCCGACGGGCAGAGAAAAACCGACACGGTAGCAGCAGCTCGTCCCGACAGCGGCAATCCCTTCCGCTTCTTACATGTCAATTTGGGTGCGGGGGGAAGTGGCAGTTTCGAGAGCCCTTATGGCAGCATCGCCGCTGCCCTAAATGCAGCTCAACCGGGTGATATTGTTTATGTACAGTCGGGAAATAATCCGGGAGTGGCGGGTTTCGAGATTCCCGACGGGGTATCGGTGCTGTCAACAGCGCCGGTGCAACAGATAGACACGGCGCAAAGGCGCTCTGTAGTGCTGCCCTTGTCGGGAACTGGAGTGCAGCCCTTGGTGACGGGAACGGTGACAATAGGGAATAACAGTACGGTTTCCGGATTGGCGATCGCGGTTGCAGACGACGGTAGCGCCGACACGCTCAATCCCGGTATTGCAGGGAACAATATCAGCAATCCCACAATTCGAGACAATATCATCAGCAGCGCAGACGGGAGCGGGATATTGCTCGATGGCGTCAGCGGGCAACTGGAGATTGCCAACAACACCGTCAGCAATTCCGGGACTGATGGCATTCGCGTCAACGTTACTGGGGCGGATGTGTTGACAAACGCCAATATTTCCGGCAACAGGGTGACGGCATCTGGACGGCGCGGTATCCGATTTGATACCCTAGACAGCGCGCAAGTGCAGCAAGTGTCGATCGGGGAAAATACGGTCAGCAGCAGTTTCTTTCAAGGCATCCTCGTCAACGCTGCTGGCAGCAGCAGGGTGGGGCAAGTAAATGTCACCTCCAACCAGATTTCCGATAGCGGCGCGGCGGGCATCCTGAGCGCTTTGGGCGAAAACAGTCGCATCGAGCAAATCGCCATAGAATCTAATCAAATCGAGGGCAGCGATGCTCAAGGAATTTGGATATTACCCGCCGGGAACTCCAGCACCGGGTTAGTAGGGATTCGGTCAAATACAATTTCTAATAGCGGGCTGAACCGCAATCCCACTGGCAATGCCGAATTTGACTTTACCGGCTTTCTCAACGGCATTCATATAGATGCAGAACCTAGCGAAAGCGGCGGAATTGAGCGGCTATTAATTGAGTCAAATACTATCACGAATAGTGCGGAAAATAGCATTTCTATAAATGCCACTACTTCTCTGCGACTGTTGAGTGGGGTGCGGTTTAATAGCATCACCGGGAGTGGCAATTTTGGCATAATTGCGGAAACCCTGAAAACTGGCAATCTCTGCCTGCAACTGCGCGATAACCAGAGTGACAGGAATTTTCAGCTTACCCAAACCTCTGGCACTTTCCAAGTAGAAGATACTCTGACCACAAATTCGGGGGCGGTTAGTACGTCAGGAACCATTACTACGGTGCCCCTGGGAACTTGTCAAGCTCCTTAA
- a CDS encoding energy-coupling factor ABC transporter substrate-binding protein: MNGWNNWLLLLGVVILTVVPLVVVKDSEFGGADGQAQEVIETLQPDYQPWFEPILEPPGGETESLLFALQAALGAGAIGYIIGLYRGRAAAKIKD, encoded by the coding sequence ATGAATGGGTGGAATAATTGGCTGTTGCTTTTGGGGGTGGTTATTCTCACTGTAGTGCCTCTGGTTGTGGTGAAAGATTCAGAATTTGGCGGAGCCGACGGACAAGCACAAGAGGTAATTGAGACATTGCAGCCGGATTATCAGCCTTGGTTTGAACCGATTTTGGAACCACCGGGAGGCGAAACTGAATCGCTTTTGTTTGCCCTCCAGGCGGCTTTGGGAGCGGGGGCGATCGGCTATATTATCGGACTATACCGGGGACGTGCGGCGGCGAAAATCAAGGATTAA